In Terriglobia bacterium, the following proteins share a genomic window:
- a CDS encoding multicopper oxidase domain-containing protein, translating to MGRRDDNDHFWLSEKSDRARLRAAEDARRNRAEITKALSHGQVSRRELVKWGLFTSAGILAPIGGLNPFVQPVNAQTASFSSFGGSRGSGSGVPTGLPKSPLFGVQPFTTPMPRFDLLPRIPVANLNPVPEAQSNQTQQPLDPKLVGGQTGLTGPIEGRPPGAIWAHQRFTQFAPQIAIEVNTAQAATSTTYNPGVPSSLNSGIDPTQPIPLKFHPGLPTQQANSVWTFNGTVPPKLGQVRYGEPVLFRNHNRLPADVTQNNGFGRNTISTHEHNGHHGAENDGFTGAYFFPNQFYDYHWPWVLGGFTTINTTATDPKAGAPDGSGGINKVAGDWHETMSSHWFHDHMFSFTAQNVYKGIAAMNNIYSSLDRGNEGINDGVNLRLPSGTTKDWGNVDYDVNLMFADKAWDANGQLAMDILAFNGFLGDAMTVNLTYRPFFEVERRKYRFRLLNAAVSRFFVFALSDSSAMIQIGNDGNLLPNPVTLTQLDQLGIAERYDIVIDFSRYSINQTVDLVNLQEQTDGALPGQILSVSQALAGSSSDPCVGRCLRFKIVRNPAQADQSQVLATLIPNPDLSAIPIARQRTMVFDDRANQTTNDPITSYTGGGDWGIGVENTGGSSRHRGGSALKADFGRISSAPKFGTREVWTLQGGRNWDHPIHIHFEEGQTLARNGQASQVPAWEKGRKDVYRLRPSGSVTITMQFRDWGGMFMEHCHNTEHEDNAMLMRWEINNAGGVFLNPLPTPIPRPTGVTFQSPDDILANAF from the coding sequence ATGGGTCGCAGAGACGACAATGACCATTTCTGGCTTTCGGAAAAGTCTGACAGAGCAAGGCTGCGAGCGGCAGAAGACGCACGCAGAAACCGAGCAGAGATCACCAAAGCTTTATCACACGGCCAAGTTTCGCGGCGGGAACTGGTCAAATGGGGGCTGTTCACATCGGCGGGCATTCTGGCGCCCATCGGCGGGCTGAACCCCTTTGTCCAGCCGGTGAACGCGCAGACGGCCAGCTTCAGCAGCTTCGGCGGCAGCCGGGGAAGCGGCAGTGGCGTCCCCACCGGGCTGCCGAAGAGCCCGCTGTTTGGCGTGCAGCCATTTACCACACCAATGCCGCGCTTTGACCTATTGCCGCGCATCCCGGTTGCGAACTTGAATCCCGTTCCCGAGGCACAATCCAACCAAACACAGCAGCCGCTCGATCCCAAGCTGGTCGGCGGACAGACGGGACTGACAGGACCCATCGAAGGGCGTCCACCAGGAGCGATTTGGGCACACCAGAGGTTTACCCAGTTTGCTCCGCAGATTGCGATTGAGGTCAACACGGCGCAGGCTGCCACCAGTACCACTTACAATCCCGGCGTTCCCTCCAGCCTGAACTCCGGCATTGATCCGACGCAGCCCATACCGTTGAAATTCCATCCCGGATTGCCCACGCAACAAGCCAATTCCGTATGGACGTTCAACGGGACGGTTCCGCCCAAGCTGGGGCAAGTCCGTTACGGAGAGCCGGTGCTTTTCCGCAACCACAACCGGCTGCCCGCGGACGTGACCCAGAACAACGGCTTCGGCCGGAATACCATCTCTACTCACGAACACAATGGCCATCATGGGGCGGAGAACGACGGCTTCACCGGCGCCTATTTCTTTCCCAACCAGTTCTATGACTATCACTGGCCGTGGGTGCTGGGCGGATTTACTACTATCAACACCACAGCCACCGATCCGAAGGCCGGCGCGCCGGACGGCAGCGGCGGTATCAACAAGGTCGCGGGCGACTGGCATGAGACCATGAGCTCGCACTGGTTCCACGATCACATGTTCAGCTTTACAGCGCAGAACGTGTACAAAGGCATCGCTGCGATGAACAACATTTACAGTTCGCTCGATCGCGGAAACGAAGGGATCAACGACGGCGTCAACCTGCGGTTGCCCAGCGGCACCACCAAAGACTGGGGCAACGTGGACTACGACGTCAACCTCATGTTCGCCGACAAAGCCTGGGACGCCAACGGCCAGCTCGCCATGGACATCCTGGCCTTCAACGGTTTCCTGGGCGACGCCATGACTGTGAATCTCACCTACAGGCCGTTCTTCGAGGTGGAACGGCGCAAGTACCGGTTCCGCCTTCTGAACGCCGCCGTGTCGCGCTTCTTTGTATTCGCGCTGAGTGACAGCTCAGCCATGATCCAGATCGGCAATGACGGCAATCTGCTTCCCAACCCGGTGACCCTGACCCAGCTTGACCAGTTAGGCATCGCCGAGCGGTATGACATCGTCATTGATTTCTCCCGCTACAGCATTAACCAAACCGTAGACCTGGTTAACTTGCAGGAGCAAACAGACGGCGCGCTGCCGGGCCAGATACTCTCCGTATCGCAGGCACTGGCTGGTTCGTCCAGCGACCCGTGCGTCGGCAGGTGTCTACGATTCAAGATCGTGCGGAACCCTGCCCAGGCTGATCAGAGTCAGGTACTGGCCACGCTCATCCCGAATCCTGACTTGTCGGCCATTCCGATCGCCCGGCAACGCACCATGGTCTTCGACGACCGGGCCAACCAGACCACCAACGATCCCATCACGTCGTACACCGGCGGCGGTGATTGGGGTATCGGGGTGGAAAACACTGGAGGTAGCAGCAGGCACCGGGGAGGCTCGGCGCTCAAAGCCGACTTCGGCCGCATCTCATCGGCGCCGAAGTTCGGCACGCGAGAGGTCTGGACCCTGCAGGGAGGCCGTAACTGGGACCATCCCATCCACATCCACTTTGAAGAAGGCCAGACTCTCGCGCGCAACGGACAGGCCAGCCAGGTTCCGGCGTGGGAGAAAGGCCGCAAGGATGTGTATCGCCTGCGTCCCAGCGGAAGCGTCACCATCACCATGCAGTTCCGTGACTGGGGCGGCATGTTCATGGAACACTGCCACAACACCGAGCACGAAGACAACGCCATGCTCATGCGCTGGGAGATCAACAACGCCGGAGGCGTGTTCCTGAACCCGCTCCCAACCCCGATTCCCCGGCCGACGGGAGTAACGTTCCAATCACCGGACGACATTCTTGCGAATGCATTCTGA